A window of the Pungitius pungitius chromosome 3, fPunPun2.1, whole genome shotgun sequence genome harbors these coding sequences:
- the ppp5c gene encoding serine/threonine-protein phosphatase 5, whose translation MADVSKNASEEKMAEGGNDAELLKEKANKYFKEKDYDNAIKYYSEALEVNPTNAVYYSNRSLAYLRTECYGYALADATKALEIDKNYIKGYYRRATSNMALGKFKAALKDYETVVKVRPNDKDARMKYQECNKIVKQKAFERAIASDEIKKSVVDSLDIESMTIEDDYEGPQLEDGKVTLKFMKEMMDWFKDQKKLHRKCAYQILVQVKDVLSKLPSLVEITLKETEKITICGDTHGQYYDLLNIFQLNGLPSETNPYLFNGDFVDRGSFSLEVILTLFGFKLLFPDNFFLLRGNHETDNMNQMYGFEGEVKAKYTAQMFQLFSEVFQWLPLAQCINSKVLVMHGGLFSEDGVTLDDLRKIERNRQPPDSGPMCDLLWSDPQPQNGRSVSKRGVSCQFGPDVTERFLEQNKLDFIVRSHEVKAEGYEVTHSGKCITVFSAPNYCDQMGNKGAYIHLRGSNLKPEFHQFTAVPHPNVKPMAYANSLMQMGMM comes from the exons ATGGCGGACGTATCGAAAAACGCCAGCGAGGAAAAGATGGCTGAGGGAGGTAATGATGCcgagctgctgaaggagaaggcgaATAAGTATTTTAAAG agaaAGACTATGATAATGCAATCAAGTACTACTCTGAGGCCTTGGAGGTCAACCCTACCAATGCCGTCTACTACAGCAACCGGAGCCTGGCCTACCTGCGCACAGAGTGCTACGGCTACGCCCTGGCTGATGCCACCAAGGCCCTGGAGATCGATAAGAACTACATCAAGGGCTACTACCGCCGCGCCACCTCGAACATGGCATTGGGCAAGTTCAAGGCAGCGCTTAAAGATTACGAGACG GTAGTAAAGGTTCGACCAAATGACAAGGATGCGAGGATGAAGTATCAGGAATGTAACAAGATTGTGAAGCAGAAGGCTTTCGAGAGAGCAATCGCCAGcgatgaaataaagaaatctgTCGTTGACTCCCTGGACATCGAGAGCATGA CGATTGAGGATGACTATGAAGGCCCACAGCTGGAAGACGGAAAGGTCACATTGAAGTTCATGAAGGAGATGATGGATTGGTTTAAAGACCAGAAGAAACTGCACCGAAAGTGTGCTTATCAG ATTTTGGTGCAGGTTAAAGATGTTCTTTCTAAGCTTCCGAGTCTTGTTGAGATCACATTAAAAGAG AcggaaaaaataacaatttgtgGTGACACACATGGACAGTACTACGATCTCCTCAACATCTTCCAGTTGAACGGTTTACCATCAGAGACCAACCCCTAT CTGTTCAATGGCGACTTCGTTGATCGCGGCTCTTTCTCACTTGAGGTCATTCTTACCCTCTTTGGATTCAAGCTGCTCTTTCCCGACAACTTCTTCTTGCTCAGGG GGAACCATGAGACGGACAACATGAACCAGATGTATGGATTTGAAGGCGAGGTCAAAGCCAAGTACACAGCCCAGATGTTCCAGCTGTTCAGCGAGGTCTTCCAGTGGCTGCCTCTTGCACAGTGCATCAACAGCAAAGTGCTG GTCATGCACGGCGGACTGTTTAGTGAAGATGGCGTCACATTGGACGACCTCAGAAAGATTGAAAGGAACAGACAGCCTCCGGACTCAG GCCCCATGTGTGACCTCCTCTGGTCGGATCCACAGCCTCAG AACGGCCGGTCGGTTAGCAAGCGAGGAGTGAGCTGTCAGTTCGGGCCAGATGTGACGGAgcgcttcctggagcaaaataAGCTGGATTTCATTGTGCGTAGTCATGAAGTCAAAGCTGAAGGCTACGAGGTCACTCACTCAGGGAAGTGCATCACTGTGTTCTCAGCACCCAACTACTG TGATCAGATGGGCAACAAAGGAGCGTACATCCACCTCAGGGGATCCAACCTAAAGCCAGAATTCCACCAGTTCACTGCTGTG CCTCATCCGAATGTCAAGCCCATGGCATATGCCAACTCGCTAATGCAGATGGGGATGATGTAA
- the LOC119222407 gene encoding THAP domain-containing protein 5-like, with protein MPKYCSVPNCKNDSGNGSDKKSFYKFPLRDPVRLQQWLSNMRRGSWTPSRHQYICHEHFAPSCFKVRWGIRYLESDAVPTVFPEVEKRKAVDPSEPAPKRPRAHHNQSVALTPAVDAAEREGETPHGVHLYEITVDPLPQWESSSSSSRSAASEAAESNRPFQADPESGTGFKPVQSFPLTLLQTGRNLTNGGEVVVMSEHPFGEGPGELAAILTLSEEPSEGTQVLAYLETMPSVFHSEPAVRPDTVLASALSSEPITSTLPIVSKHITASAASLALAEEGPDTGEEDNDVTSEEEEEEEEEEEEEEDAGAERPDGQLEEHCYHKSSLTKEQLEAIVGQLQKKVKVLQQRHRRHLEKLLGLENTVSQLRQNNLLNEERLQLLERAYIQTGSAGSGVGETVTIIYEDDDDAAYLFTPQVAADQKL; from the exons ATGCCAAAATACTGTTCTGTCCCAAACTGTAAGAATGACTCCGGAAATGGCAGCGACAAGAAGAGTTTTTACAA GTTTCCTCTACGGGACCCTGTCCGGCTGCAGCAGTGGCTGAGCAACATGCGGCGGGGCAGCTGGACCCCCTCTCGGCACCAGTATATCTGCCACGAGCATTTCGCACCGTCGTGCTTCAAGGTGCGATGGGGGATCCGTTACCTTGAGAGCGACGCTGTGCCAACGGTCTTCCCGGAGGTTGAG AAACGGAAAGCCGTGGATCCCAGTGAGCCGGCGCCGAAGCGGCCCCGCGCACACCACAACCAAAGCGTGGCGCTGACACCGGCTGTGGACGCCGCGGAGAGAGAAGGTGAAACGCCGCATGGCGTACACCTGTACGAGATCACCGTTGACCCTTTGCCCCAGtgggaaagcagcagcagcagcagccggtcgGCAGCGAGCGAGGCCGCCGAGTCGAACCGGCCTTTCCAGGCCGACCCGGAGTCCGGGACCGGGTTCAAGCCGGTGCAGAGTTTCCCTTTGACTCTGTTACAGACAGGACGCAACCTGACGAACGGCGGGGAGGTGGTCGTGATGTCCGAACACCCCTTTGGTGAGGGGCCGGGTGAGCTTGCCGCCATCTTGACTCTCTCGGAGGAGCCCTCGGAAGGAACCCAAGTCCTCGCCTACTTGGAGACCATGCCGAGCGTTTTCCACAGTGAGCCCGCCGTCCGCCCCGACACGGTGCTGGCGTCCGCGCTGAGCTCCGAGCCCATCACGTCCACGCTGCCCATAGTGTCTAAGCACATAACGGCCTCTGCCGCGTCCCTGGCCCTCGCAGAAGAAGGACCGGACACGGGAGAGGAGGACAACGACGTCacatcggaggaggaggaggaggaggaggaggaggaagaagaggaggaagatgctgGCGCAGAGCGGCCAGATGGCCAGCTGGAGGAACACTG CTACCACAAAAGCAGCCTGACCAAAGAGCAGCTGGAGGCGATCGTGGGCCAACTGCAGAAGAAGGTGAAGGTGCTGCAGCAGCGCCACCGCCGCCACCTGGAGAAGCTCCTGGGCCTGGAGAACACGGTGAGCCAGCTGAGGCAGAACAACCTGCTGAACGAGGAGCGCCTGCAGCTTCTGGAGAGG GCTTACATTCAGACCGGCTCAGCGGGGTCGGGTGTCGGAGAGACCGTGACCATCATCtacgaggacgacgacgacgcagcGTACTTGTTCACGCCGCAGGTCGCCGCGGACCAGAAGCTGTGA